A window of the Caldalkalibacillus salinus genome harbors these coding sequences:
- a CDS encoding PTS sugar transporter subunit IIB, with amino-acid sequence MKILAVCGLGQGTSLILRMNVENVVKELELEADVEHTDVSSASGMPADYIITSAELAESLTGHEGTVVIVNNYFDTNEIKAALSEALHS; translated from the coding sequence ATGAAAATTTTAGCCGTATGTGGATTAGGTCAAGGTACAAGCTTAATTCTTAGAATGAACGTAGAGAACGTGGTCAAAGAGCTAGAGCTCGAGGCAGATGTTGAACACACAGATGTATCCAGTGCGTCAGGTATGCCCGCCGATTATATTATAACGAGCGCTGAGCTAGCTGAAAGCTTGACAGGTCATGAAGGCACCGTCGTCATCGTCAATAACTACTTTGATACGAACGAAATCAAAGCAGCTTTATCCGAAGCGCTACACTCCTAG
- a CDS encoding PTS sugar transporter subunit IIA produces MKFIAKDLIKLNVDVADAVEAIKVAGQLLVRSGATDDSYVNAMVQSYEENGPYIVLAPGIALPHARPEDGVKEAAVSLVQLKEPITFGHTTNDPVRLVLALASSSSEEHLQLLQRLSGLMGDQDKVRQIIQATTPEDLQTLLEGLR; encoded by the coding sequence ATGAAGTTCATAGCAAAAGATCTCATAAAATTAAACGTTGATGTCGCCGATGCTGTAGAAGCGATAAAAGTGGCTGGACAATTGCTGGTACGGTCAGGAGCAACGGATGACTCGTATGTCAATGCCATGGTTCAATCGTATGAAGAGAATGGCCCTTATATCGTGTTAGCACCAGGTATTGCCTTGCCACACGCCCGACCAGAGGACGGTGTAAAAGAGGCGGCCGTATCCCTTGTACAACTTAAAGAACCCATCACATTTGGTCACACAACAAATGACCCCGTCAGACTTGTTCTGGCCTTGGCTTCATCATCTAGCGAAGAACATTTACAGTTACTGCAAAGGTTGTCTGGGCTTATGGGAGACCAAGATAAAGTGAGACAAATCATACAAGCCACAACACCTGAAGACTTACAAACATTACTGGAGGGATTGAGATGA
- a CDS encoding GntR family transcriptional regulator yields the protein MIDKESPIPIYYQLEEHFRTLIEEGKLQPGDMIPSERELSEAFHISRMTIRQAITNLANEGLITRVKGKGTFVAEKKIEQSLGQLTGFSEDMRLRGMEPSTEILDFKEIEATTTESRELQLNPGDAIYHISRLRLADGQPMALEQSYLRKNEVHGLTESIVRSSIYDYIENDLGLSLTHARQTIEPSLASDLESRMLKVEPHTPVLLIKRNSYLSDGTPLEYVKSVYRGDRYKFVTEMKRGH from the coding sequence ATGATAGATAAAGAATCTCCCATTCCAATTTACTACCAATTAGAAGAGCATTTCAGGACATTAATTGAGGAAGGCAAGCTGCAGCCAGGGGATATGATTCCTTCAGAACGAGAGCTTTCTGAGGCGTTTCACATTAGTAGAATGACCATCAGGCAAGCGATTACAAACCTCGCTAACGAAGGACTCATCACCAGGGTGAAGGGGAAAGGAACGTTTGTAGCAGAGAAGAAGATTGAACAGTCACTTGGGCAACTGACAGGCTTTTCAGAAGATATGCGGCTGAGGGGCATGGAACCTAGTACGGAGATACTAGATTTCAAGGAGATTGAAGCCACAACGACCGAAAGTCGCGAGCTTCAGTTGAATCCAGGAGATGCGATCTATCACATCAGCCGTTTACGCCTAGCAGATGGTCAACCTATGGCACTAGAGCAATCTTACTTGAGGAAAAATGAAGTCCATGGGTTAACAGAGAGCATTGTCCGTTCATCCATCTATGATTATATAGAGAATGATTTAGGCTTGTCTCTCACTCATGCCCGGCAGACGATAGAACCGAGTTTAGCATCGGACTTGGAGAGTCGTATGTTGAAGGTAGAGCCCCATACCCCTGTCTTGCTGATCAAAAGGAATAGCTATCTCTCAGACGGTACCCCACTAGAATACGTCAAATCGGTATACCGTGGTGACCGCTACAAATTTGTCACTGAGATGAAGAGAGGTCACTAA
- the nagB gene encoding glucosamine-6-phosphate deaminase: MKVIVTSDYEQLSQQAARAVYNHISKHHSLNLGLATGSTPLGLYKELIQLHHANRLPLADLKTFNLDEYVGLSPQSPYSYRYYMNTHVFEPLGIPLEQTYIPRGDVGHLQQECDRYDRLIQQHGGIDVQILGVGVNGHIGFNEPGTSFNQHTHVVQLAPSTIEANAKHFPSKDEVPTQAITMGIASIMQAKHIYLLASGEKKAKAIQELLSSDVVTEQWPVTVLREHPQVTVMIDESIAQSVQDKVGVMNDR; this comes from the coding sequence ATGAAGGTGATTGTGACATCAGACTACGAACAACTCAGCCAACAAGCGGCACGCGCAGTATATAACCATATAAGCAAACACCATTCACTAAACCTCGGATTGGCTACGGGAAGCACTCCTTTGGGGCTATACAAGGAACTTATTCAGTTACATCATGCGAATCGTTTACCTTTAGCAGACTTGAAAACGTTTAATTTAGATGAGTATGTCGGTTTGAGCCCCCAATCGCCTTACAGTTACCGTTACTATATGAACACACATGTCTTTGAACCTTTAGGCATACCTTTAGAACAAACGTATATTCCAAGAGGCGATGTCGGGCATTTACAACAAGAATGCGATCGTTATGACCGATTAATACAGCAGCATGGGGGCATAGATGTTCAAATATTAGGGGTTGGTGTCAACGGTCATATCGGCTTTAATGAGCCCGGCACCTCTTTTAATCAACACACCCACGTTGTTCAATTAGCCCCTTCAACCATTGAAGCTAATGCGAAGCACTTCCCGTCAAAGGATGAGGTTCCGACGCAAGCGATCACCATGGGCATCGCTTCCATCATGCAGGCCAAGCACATTTATCTTTTGGCTAGCGGGGAGAAAAAAGCCAAAGCGATACAAGAGCTACTTTCATCTGATGTTGTCACGGAGCAGTGGCCGGTGACGGTGCTCAGGGAACACCCTCAAGTGACGGTGATGATCGATGAGTCTATTGCGCAAAGTGTACAGGATAAAGTAGGTGTCATGAATGATAGATAA
- the nagA gene encoding N-acetylglucosamine-6-phosphate deacetylase, with protein MSHQRTVITGGQIVTEQGIYGASHCLLIEKGNLTFVGRKDQLPVSLSSCEVIQVGEQHLILPGFIDVHIHGAAGADVMDATEEALHTMSQALPQEGTTSYLATTITQSDEAISQALAQVAQYMKKEHEGAEVLGIHLEGPFINVDQAGAQPKDQVIPPSVKQFAQWQRIAEGHIKLVTLAPEEDTDGLIEHLSQQGVIPSMGHTNATYERVSDAVKRGVTHATHLFNAMKGMHHREPGTVGAALLHDEIMAEIIFDNLHVRHEMVQLAYRHKGPDKMQLITDAMRAKCLRNGKYDLGGQEVIVHDGEARLHDGTLAGSVLKMNDAVKNMAALPTLSLKDLMKLSSLNAAKELGVDDRKGSLAPGKDADIVILNEHYKVQYTFCRGSLVYSNRKG; from the coding sequence ATGAGTCACCAACGTACTGTCATCACAGGTGGACAGATCGTAACGGAGCAAGGCATATACGGAGCGTCCCATTGTCTCCTTATTGAAAAAGGAAATTTGACATTTGTAGGGAGGAAGGATCAACTGCCTGTCAGCCTTTCATCATGTGAAGTCATACAGGTGGGAGAGCAACATCTCATTCTACCAGGTTTTATTGACGTGCATATTCATGGCGCGGCAGGGGCCGACGTTATGGATGCGACTGAAGAAGCCTTGCATACCATGTCACAAGCATTGCCGCAGGAAGGGACAACGAGTTACCTCGCCACAACGATCACTCAAAGTGACGAAGCCATATCTCAGGCGCTAGCACAAGTCGCCCAATATATGAAAAAGGAACATGAAGGAGCGGAGGTGCTCGGTATTCATTTGGAAGGCCCTTTTATAAATGTTGATCAAGCGGGTGCTCAACCCAAGGATCAAGTGATACCGCCCTCTGTAAAGCAATTTGCTCAGTGGCAGCGTATAGCAGAGGGGCACATTAAGCTTGTCACACTGGCACCAGAGGAAGATACAGATGGGCTCATTGAGCATTTAAGCCAACAAGGTGTGATTCCATCGATGGGACACACGAATGCCACTTACGAACGGGTAAGCGATGCGGTGAAACGAGGGGTGACTCATGCCACACACCTCTTTAATGCTATGAAAGGGATGCACCATAGAGAGCCGGGGACAGTCGGGGCTGCTTTATTACATGATGAGATTATGGCCGAAATTATTTTTGATAACCTGCACGTACGCCACGAAATGGTACAGCTTGCCTATCGACATAAAGGGCCCGACAAAATGCAATTGATCACCGATGCCATGCGAGCCAAATGTCTTCGCAACGGCAAATATGATCTTGGAGGTCAAGAGGTTATCGTACACGACGGTGAGGCGAGGTTACATGACGGTACACTAGCGGGTAGCGTTTTAAAAATGAACGACGCTGTTAAAAATATGGCAGCATTACCTACTCTGTCACTCAAAGACCTAATGAAATTATCGTCCCTAAACGCAGCGAAAGAGTTAGGGGTGGATGACCGAAAAGGAAGCCTAGCCCCAGGTAAAGATGCGGATATTGTCATTTTAAATGAGCATTATAAGGTACAGTATACGTTCTGTAGAGGGTCGCTAGTCTATTCGAATAGAAAGGGGTGA
- a CDS encoding MATE family efflux transporter: protein MKQHDFTTGGIFKKMLIFSAPIMLTNMLQVSYQFADSLWVGNLLGANALGAVAISSTVVFTVLSFIIGLNNATLTVLSQQKGKDEEDGLRRYLNAFVVLLSFMSVVLATLGFLFSVHILRLLGTPEAMMSDANTYLRIIFVGMVFLVGYNFIGTVLRALGDSRTPLRFVLAAVILNIGLNPLFISGLNLGISGAAYSTIAAQGASFLYGMFIVLRHKLAPFQWPKWPRKKEVLLILNLGIPSGLQMSVISAGIAAVMSVVTTFGEGVVAGFSAAQRIDSIFILPAMAIGTAVNSMAGQNIGVHKWDRVEQIAKYGTWVVLGIMAIIASVVYFVAPLGIQLFITEPAAVAYGASYLQLVALFYPFLGINFVLNGVVRASGAMYQVLVLNIISFWVLRYPLTYLFSSLYDQQGIAVGIGASFVLSSMFAYLYYRYGGWRKKVLFEKA from the coding sequence ATGAAACAGCATGACTTTACGACGGGTGGAATTTTTAAAAAGATGCTTATCTTTTCCGCACCTATCATGCTTACAAATATGCTACAAGTCTCCTATCAGTTTGCAGATAGCCTATGGGTAGGGAATTTGTTAGGGGCTAACGCATTAGGGGCTGTGGCCATCTCGAGTACGGTGGTATTTACGGTCTTATCATTCATTATCGGTTTGAATAACGCGACTCTAACCGTCTTATCCCAACAAAAAGGCAAAGATGAGGAAGACGGTTTGAGACGTTACCTGAATGCGTTTGTCGTGCTCCTCTCTTTTATGTCTGTGGTGCTAGCGACGCTAGGATTTCTATTCTCTGTACATATCTTAAGGTTGTTAGGGACGCCCGAGGCCATGATGTCGGATGCAAATACGTATCTTCGTATTATTTTTGTGGGGATGGTCTTCCTAGTCGGATATAATTTTATCGGGACCGTATTACGAGCGCTTGGAGATAGCCGTACGCCTTTAAGATTCGTTTTGGCAGCGGTTATCTTAAATATTGGACTAAACCCACTCTTTATTTCGGGCTTGAACCTTGGCATTAGTGGTGCTGCTTACTCTACCATCGCAGCACAGGGTGCAAGCTTTCTGTACGGTATGTTCATTGTTCTGCGGCATAAACTGGCCCCTTTTCAGTGGCCAAAATGGCCACGTAAAAAAGAAGTACTGCTGATATTAAATCTTGGCATACCGTCTGGCTTACAAATGTCTGTCATCTCAGCAGGTATCGCTGCTGTTATGAGTGTCGTCACGACGTTTGGTGAAGGGGTGGTGGCAGGATTTAGTGCGGCTCAACGCATAGATAGTATTTTTATCCTTCCAGCAATGGCGATTGGAACGGCTGTCAATAGTATGGCGGGTCAGAATATCGGGGTGCATAAATGGGATCGTGTAGAGCAGATTGCGAAGTACGGGACTTGGGTGGTGCTGGGTATCATGGCGATCATCGCCAGTGTTGTCTATTTTGTAGCCCCACTAGGGATACAGTTATTCATTACAGAACCGGCCGCTGTGGCCTACGGTGCATCTTACTTACAGCTAGTTGCCTTATTTTATCCTTTTCTGGGTATTAACTTTGTCCTGAATGGGGTTGTCAGAGCTTCAGGTGCGATGTATCAAGTGCTGGTCTTAAACATCATTTCTTTTTGGGTGTTACGCTACCCATTGACGTACCTATTCTCATCTCTCTATGATCAACAGGGCATTGCTGTGGGCATCGGAGCAAGTTTTGTCTTGAGTAGCATGTTTGCTTACCTGTATTATCGTTATGGTGGCTGGAGAAAGAAAGTTTTGTTTGAAAAAGCCTGA
- a CDS encoding lamin tail domain-containing protein yields the protein MKRLSFMAPLVVAVALALALASILSPTAEAATYTSTVEYVKDGDTLMLTKPVQGTREVRLLGIDTPETFVVDGKDPGNQIDPHGNAATDYLSELLPKGTDITLVTDEEEFDGNGRLLAYIYKGDLDVNEDLLRKGLAATYVIWPNTHEANRYQSYSEALTEAQAAQVGIWDNGDPLQEQPFEYRLRMFNNTPNKYVGDFDTKEYVAPEDYEQVSIENRVFFFSEQDAIDAGYTKQGEDSPNDASLYINELLPDPDTNYDSEWIEIYNDSTESIDLSGYKIDDLLDGGQEPYTIPSGTVIPAQGYYVWETQYYFNNSGDDAYLIAPNGTIVDAYSYTSSENDHSWYRTSDGGEWSNTMDPTPTKGAANE from the coding sequence ATGAAGCGTTTATCTTTTATGGCCCCGTTGGTTGTGGCAGTTGCTCTCGCTCTAGCGCTAGCTTCAATACTTTCACCTACAGCGGAAGCGGCCACCTATACGTCCACAGTTGAATATGTGAAGGATGGAGACACACTGATGTTAACGAAGCCTGTTCAAGGCACTCGTGAGGTTCGTTTGTTGGGCATTGATACACCTGAAACATTCGTTGTTGATGGAAAAGACCCTGGTAATCAAATTGATCCTCATGGCAATGCTGCAACTGACTATCTTAGTGAATTACTCCCGAAAGGTACAGATATCACCTTAGTGACAGATGAAGAAGAGTTTGACGGCAATGGGCGTCTTCTCGCTTACATATATAAGGGTGATTTGGATGTCAATGAGGATCTCCTTAGAAAAGGGCTTGCCGCCACCTATGTGATCTGGCCCAATACACATGAAGCAAATCGTTATCAGTCGTATAGTGAAGCTCTAACCGAAGCTCAAGCAGCTCAAGTGGGCATCTGGGACAACGGCGATCCACTTCAGGAACAACCTTTTGAGTATCGCTTACGAATGTTTAATAATACGCCAAATAAATATGTTGGTGATTTTGACACAAAAGAATACGTTGCACCTGAAGATTACGAGCAAGTCTCTATTGAAAACCGCGTTTTCTTCTTCTCTGAGCAAGATGCCATTGATGCCGGTTATACGAAACAAGGTGAAGACAGCCCAAATGATGCAAGCCTGTATATTAATGAGTTACTTCCAGATCCAGACACAAATTATGATTCAGAATGGATTGAGATCTATAATGATTCAACTGAAAGTATTGATTTAAGCGGGTATAAGATAGATGATTTACTCGATGGGGGCCAAGAGCCTTATACCATTCCGTCAGGTACTGTCATTCCTGCGCAAGGCTATTATGTGTGGGAAACACAATACTACTTCAACAACAGTGGAGATGATGCTTACCTCATAGCACCCAACGGTACCATTGTTGACGCATACTCTTACACGAGTTCTGAGAATGATCATTCGTGGTATCGCACATCTGATGGAGGGGAATGGAGCAATACAATGGATCCTACACCAACTAAAGGGGCAGCAAATGAATAG
- a CDS encoding bifunctional 4-hydroxy-2-oxoglutarate aldolase/2-dehydro-3-deoxy-phosphogluconate aldolase translates to MKHHNLERLLESGVVAVVRKVDRDKVLSVIASLVKGGVTAIEVTMDSEDALSVISEAKEKYGDQAVIGAGTVLDGESAQLAIQAGAEFIFAPTLSEQTIKVANRYGKIVIPGVFTPTEILQAYEWGADLVKVFPASVLGPQFIKDLQGPLGHIPMMPTGGLTLDNVEGYMNAGAVAAGIGGSLLNKTYIKNAEWDKLTDLARQFVSKCKRT, encoded by the coding sequence ATGAAACATCATAATCTAGAAAGATTACTGGAGTCAGGTGTTGTGGCCGTTGTTAGAAAAGTAGACAGGGATAAAGTGTTATCCGTCATAGCATCTTTAGTTAAGGGGGGTGTGACTGCGATTGAAGTAACGATGGATTCTGAGGATGCACTGTCCGTCATCTCTGAAGCAAAAGAAAAGTATGGTGATCAGGCGGTGATAGGTGCCGGCACAGTCCTTGATGGGGAATCAGCTCAATTGGCGATTCAAGCGGGAGCAGAATTTATTTTTGCTCCGACGCTTAGCGAACAAACGATTAAAGTCGCTAATCGCTATGGAAAAATTGTGATCCCAGGCGTCTTCACACCAACGGAAATATTACAGGCCTATGAATGGGGAGCAGACCTTGTTAAGGTATTCCCTGCAAGTGTGTTAGGTCCTCAATTTATTAAAGATCTCCAAGGACCGCTCGGACACATTCCCATGATGCCTACAGGTGGCTTAACGCTGGATAACGTAGAAGGATACATGAACGCTGGTGCTGTAGCGGCAGGTATTGGTGGTTCTTTACTGAATAAGACGTATATAAAAAATGCCGAGTGGGACAAGCTGACGGATTTAGCACGTCAATTTGTCAGCAAGTGTAAGAGAACTTAG
- a CDS encoding sugar kinase translates to MPQLVTLGETMVVFDPLSTGPLRYTDQFKKRIGGAESNVALGVARLGHQVGWVSKVGNDPLGEYMVSTIRGEGVDTSKVAYDEDAPTGLYIKEKIREGTNQVYYYRHGSAASQLRVEDIDWDYLREAEIIHLTGITPFISDRCLEVAQAVASFANQHGIFLSFDPNLRMKLLKKKADHKKILLELASKANLVMPGLDEAKYLLDTDDSDQIIDYFFQHNVEHVIIKNGEVGTTFASRQGDKGFVPSFPVARVVDPIGAGDGFAAGVLSSLLEHRPLQEAVEQGALIGAIMVSTPGDIEGLPSRQEIELYKNTQGDVVR, encoded by the coding sequence TCAAGAAAAGAATTGGAGGTGCGGAATCTAACGTCGCGCTTGGTGTTGCACGTCTAGGCCATCAAGTAGGATGGGTAAGTAAGGTCGGGAATGATCCGTTGGGGGAGTACATGGTCTCTACGATACGTGGGGAAGGGGTCGACACATCAAAAGTAGCCTACGATGAAGACGCCCCAACCGGTCTGTATATTAAGGAAAAAATAAGAGAAGGGACAAACCAAGTCTATTATTATAGACACGGATCCGCCGCGAGTCAGCTAAGGGTAGAGGATATTGATTGGGACTACCTACGAGAAGCAGAAATCATTCATCTCACAGGTATTACCCCTTTTATTAGTGATCGTTGTCTGGAAGTGGCGCAGGCTGTTGCTTCCTTTGCTAATCAGCATGGTATTTTTCTATCATTTGACCCTAATTTACGTATGAAACTGTTGAAAAAGAAAGCAGACCACAAAAAAATATTGCTTGAACTGGCCTCTAAGGCTAATCTTGTTATGCCTGGTTTAGACGAAGCGAAGTATCTATTAGATACAGACGATTCAGATCAAATCATAGACTACTTTTTCCAGCACAATGTGGAGCACGTCATCATTAAGAACGGGGAAGTCGGTACGACGTTTGCTTCCCGGCAGGGAGATAAAGGGTTCGTCCCAAGCTTCCCTGTGGCGCGAGTGGTTGATCCTATTGGTGCAGGGGATGGGTTTGCCGCAGGTGTCCTTTCAAGTTTGTTAGAGCATCGACCTTTACAAGAAGCCGTTGAACAAGGCGCACTTATCGGTGCAATTATGGTCAGTACGCCGGGAGATATTGAAGGTTTGCCAAGTCGTCAAGAAATAGAATTATATAAAAATACACAAGGGGATGTTGTGAGATGA